A genome region from Brassica oleracea var. oleracea cultivar TO1000 chromosome C2, BOL, whole genome shotgun sequence includes the following:
- the LOC106326925 gene encoding uncharacterized protein LOC106326925 — protein sequence MDRTHQPESTTRPGNTVVLSIDCLKGSSKSDEWSGDMLQTGDIVEEIRIGSGPGSAIFKAPFKGGKAWLQKVLHNSYRNKDTSIVVRVRRGSHDLSDLSACIVPNDSAGKKQYMLRSIDDPNYTVGFSDRTESDCLGIQASRGSRMVEALVRAKLQDGYVSYPWERRMQEALPISGSSNFLSILFLPKASAYGRAGSRYNDLEDTLARANAWLSCSQANGVPIVFMNIQTESLLTKISGETASATVNTTSLSDLSNLANASLYGFEDYHGVDIGVVRAVRLWYAPLGVELPIEIKLRDDDTKLGFSISRTEEGFIYVSSVTDHDDESAPAARSGLSSLYRDAAKASRRLVVSRVGSQKVLPWMVSSTGAIRCYDTVSLSQKLSLHRHAKVSIVLHVILWDCSATAAFSSPPRSSTHLLFSNETLDSMEFSQLREALPPRQVGDRQVMPLADDEDVFRFERENAGNASFKFQEIPFTNESL from the exons ATGGATCGCACCCACCAACCCGAATCCACGACCCGACCCGGAAACACCGTCGTCCTCTCCATCGACTGTCTTAAAGGAAGCTCCAAAAGCGACGAATGGAGCGGCGATATGCTTCAAACCGGAGACATAGTTGAAGAAATCCGGATCGGTTCAGGACCCGGTTCGGCTATTTTCAAAGCTCCGTTTAAAGGAGGTAAAGCTTGGTTACAGAAAGTTCTACACAATTCTTACAGAAACAAAGATACTTCGATTGTTGTAAGAGTCAGACGTGGCTCCCACGATTTATCCGATCTGTCTGCTTGTATTGTTCCTAACGATTCCGCCGGTAAAAAACAGTACATGCTTAGATCCATTGATGACCCGAATTATACAGTCGGGTTCTCGGATCGGACTGAGTCCGATTGCCTCGGTATACAAG CATCAAGAGGATCAAGAATGGTGGAAGCATTGGTGAGAGCAAAGCTTCAAGATGGTTACGTTTCATATCCATGGGAAAGACGAATGCAAGAAGCCTTGCCAATCTCCGGCTCAAGCAACTTCCTCTCCATTCTTTTCCTTCCCAAAGCTTCTG CTTATGGAAGGGCTGGTTCTCGGTATAACGACTTGGAAGACACACTTGCTCGTGCAAATGCTTGGCTAAGTTGTTCACAAGCCAATGGCGTTCCTATCGTCTTCATGAATATTCAGACTGAATCTTTGCTTACCAAG ATATCTGGAGAAACCGCCTCGGCGACAGTTAATACGACATCGCTTTCTGACCTATCGAATCTTGCAAACGCCAGTCTATATGGGTTTGAGGATTATCATGGAGTTGATATAGGTGTGGTTAGAGCAGTTCGGCTTTGGTATGCTCCTCTTGGCGTTGAGTTGCCAATCGAAATCAAACTCAGAGATGATGACACCAAACTAGGGTTCTCCATCAGCCGCACTGAAGAG GGTTTCATTTATGTTTCGTCAGTGACGGACCACGACGACGAGAGTGCACCAGCTGCAAGATCCGGCCTGAGCTCATTATACAGAGACGCAGCCAAAGCTTCGCGTCGTCTGGTGGTTTCACGTGTCGGTAGCCAGAAGGTATTGCCGTGGATGGTTTCATCCACAGGAGCCATTCGCTGCTACGACACCGTTTCGCTCAGCCAGAAACTGTCGCTTCACCGTCACGCAAAGGTTTCCATCGTCCTCCACGTCATTCTCTGGGATTGCTCCGCCACCGCTGCATTCTCCTCACCTCCCAGGAGCAGCACCCACTTGTTGTTTAGTAACGAAACGCTAGATTCGATGGAGTTTTCACAGCTTCGCGAGGCATTGCCACCGCGACAGGTCGGTGACAGACAAGTGATGCCATTGGCGGATGACGAGGATGTGTTCAGGTTTGAACGCGAGAATGCGGGTAATGCTTCGTTCAAGTTCCAGGAGATCCCTTTTACTAACGAGTCCTTGTGA